In a single window of the Desulfonatronovibrio magnus genome:
- the clpA gene encoding ATP-dependent Clp protease ATP-binding subunit ClpA encodes MLSSELERIIARAIREVKVRHHEYLTLEHILYAYLLDNKGKQVLSGCGADLFKLKNQLERFFLDHLEVLPPSGDREIVQTIGVQRVMHKALKHVQSAGKNMIQAGDLLAVMLEEDDAFAVYYLRTQGLTRLDVLEYISHEMDTDQPGSACPGCKPKEKKGKSFLEQYTENLVQKAAKGLIDPLVGREMEMKRVIQVLLRRRKNNPIFVGDPGVGKTAMAEGLALRISEKKVPESFLKTKIFALDMGSLLAGTKFRGDFEARLKGVINEIKNIKGAILFIDEIHTIVGAGATSGGSMDASNILKPVLASGEVRCIGSSTYEEYKNHFEKDKALSRRFQKIDLPEPGLTESIAILKGLKPYYEEFHKVRYMPSAIESAVDLSARFINDRFLPDKAIDVMDEAGSIHVLEGAPKGKKQITPKDIEKVIASMARIPMQQISSSDRARLHELDHDLKKVIFGQDNAVNILAKAIKRSKAGLREPNKPVGSFLLIGPTGVGKTELSKQLAQVLNVKFIRFDMSEYMEKHAVARLIGAPPGYVGFDQGGLLTEAIRKNPYCILLLDEIEKAHPDMFNILLQIMDYATLTDNNGRKADFRHATLLMTSNAGAREMSSKSIGFGQESSSDLSAKGINAVQKLFSPEFRNRLDAIVPFEPLSTGVMESIVDKNIVELNQRLTDKKLSIELSKPARAWLARKGFDPAFGARPLSRVIQEEIKDPLAEKLLFENTDKNSVIKVELNRKKDKLNFKVSA; translated from the coding sequence ATGTTAAGCAGCGAACTTGAAAGAATTATTGCCAGAGCCATTCGGGAAGTCAAAGTCAGGCACCATGAGTATCTGACCCTTGAACATATACTCTACGCATACCTTCTGGACAACAAGGGTAAACAGGTATTGTCCGGATGTGGAGCTGATCTTTTCAAACTGAAAAACCAGTTGGAAAGATTTTTTCTTGACCATCTCGAAGTATTGCCCCCCTCAGGGGATCGTGAAATTGTTCAGACCATAGGAGTTCAAAGAGTAATGCACAAGGCGCTTAAGCATGTGCAGTCAGCAGGCAAAAACATGATCCAGGCAGGAGACCTTCTTGCTGTAATGCTTGAAGAGGATGACGCGTTTGCTGTTTACTACCTGAGGACTCAGGGGCTGACCAGACTTGATGTTCTGGAGTATATTTCTCACGAAATGGACACTGATCAGCCGGGATCCGCCTGCCCTGGATGCAAGCCTAAAGAGAAAAAAGGAAAGAGCTTTCTGGAGCAATATACCGAAAACTTAGTCCAGAAAGCCGCCAAGGGACTTATCGACCCATTGGTGGGACGTGAAATGGAAATGAAACGCGTTATTCAGGTGCTTCTGCGGCGCAGAAAAAACAATCCAATTTTCGTAGGTGATCCCGGTGTGGGTAAAACTGCCATGGCCGAAGGTCTTGCTCTTCGCATATCTGAAAAGAAAGTTCCTGAATCCTTTCTCAAAACAAAAATATTTGCTCTTGATATGGGTTCCCTTCTGGCCGGAACCAAATTTCGAGGAGATTTTGAAGCCCGGCTTAAAGGCGTGATCAATGAAATCAAAAATATCAAAGGTGCAATTTTATTCATTGATGAAATACATACCATTGTCGGAGCAGGAGCTACAAGCGGCGGCTCCATGGATGCATCCAATATCTTGAAGCCGGTCCTCGCTTCCGGCGAAGTACGCTGCATTGGCTCCTCAACTTATGAAGAGTACAAGAATCACTTTGAAAAAGACAAAGCGCTTTCCAGGCGTTTTCAGAAAATCGACTTGCCAGAACCAGGACTGACTGAAAGTATTGCCATTCTCAAGGGACTGAAACCTTACTACGAAGAATTTCATAAGGTTAGATACATGCCATCGGCCATAGAATCTGCTGTTGATCTCTCAGCACGGTTTATAAATGATCGTTTCCTTCCTGACAAAGCCATTGATGTTATGGATGAGGCAGGTTCCATTCACGTTCTGGAAGGTGCTCCCAAAGGCAAAAAGCAGATCACACCCAAAGATATTGAAAAAGTCATTGCCAGCATGGCCAGAATCCCCATGCAGCAGATTTCCAGTTCGGATAGAGCAAGACTGCACGAGTTGGATCATGATCTTAAAAAAGTCATTTTTGGTCAGGACAATGCAGTAAACATCCTTGCCAAAGCCATCAAAAGGTCCAAGGCCGGTTTGCGTGAGCCTAACAAACCAGTTGGCAGTTTTTTACTCATCGGCCCCACCGGAGTTGGTAAAACAGAACTTTCCAAGCAGCTGGCCCAGGTTTTGAATGTCAAATTCATACGGTTTGATATGAGCGAATATATGGAAAAACATGCAGTGGCCAGGCTTATAGGGGCACCTCCCGGATATGTAGGTTTTGACCAGGGTGGTTTGCTGACAGAGGCCATCCGCAAAAACCCCTATTGCATTCTGCTCTTGGATGAAATTGAAAAGGCCCACCCCGACATGTTCAACATATTATTACAAATCATGGATTATGCCACACTAACAGATAATAATGGCCGAAAAGCTGACTTCAGACATGCCACTTTGCTTATGACCTCCAATGCCGGAGCAAGAGAAATGAGCTCCAAGAGCATAGGTTTTGGCCAGGAAAGCTCCAGTGACTTAAGCGCCAAGGGCATCAATGCAGTACAAAAACTTTTCAGCCCGGAATTCAGAAACCGTCTGGATGCTATAGTTCCATTTGAACCCTTAAGTACTGGTGTTATGGAATCCATTGTTGACAAAAACATTGTAGAACTCAACCAGCGTCTCACTGACAAGAAGTTAAGCATTGAACTTTCAAAACCTGCCAGAGCCTGGCTGGCCCGCAAAGGATTTGATCCGGCATTCGGGGCCAGACCCTTAAGCAGGGTTATACAGGAAGAAATTAAAGACCCCCTGGCTGAAAAACTTTTGTTTGAAAATACTGACAAAAATTCTGTTATAAAGGTGGAGTTAAACAGAAAAAAAGACAAGCTTAATTTTAAAGTATCAGCATAG
- a CDS encoding bactofilin family protein, which translates to MLNIFKSTPKSKGVMMAKDEINAFMGMGTSYQGKLEFKGTVRIDGDFEGEIESDGTLIVGNEATVKGNVRVGQMVLSGKFDGILKAQVKVVLYKQANFLGKITTPALMIEEGAVVRGEINMEEDSVEPQQE; encoded by the coding sequence ATGCTGAACATATTTAAGAGCACCCCCAAATCAAAAGGAGTGATGATGGCCAAAGACGAAATAAATGCGTTCATGGGTATGGGAACCTCATATCAGGGAAAGCTGGAGTTTAAGGGTACTGTACGCATTGATGGAGATTTTGAGGGCGAGATTGAATCCGACGGCACATTGATTGTGGGCAACGAAGCAACTGTCAAGGGCAATGTTAGAGTCGGTCAGATGGTTTTGAGCGGAAAGTTTGATGGGATACTCAAGGCCCAGGTAAAGGTCGTGCTGTATAAGCAGGCAAACTTTCTGGGTAAAATAACAACACCTGCCCTGATGATCGAAGAGGGTGCGGTGGTCCGTGGTGAAATCAATATGGAAGAAGATTCAGTTGAACCCCAGCAGGAATAA
- the clpS gene encoding ATP-dependent Clp protease adapter ClpS, giving the protein MTREITDEQVSQEAFEDDEIREPRRFKVLLHNDDYTTMEFVIYVLQKVFNKTEGEAVQIMMSVHKNGIGICGIYTAEVAETKVVMVKSMARKEGYPLKCTMEEV; this is encoded by the coding sequence ATGACCAGAGAAATAACTGACGAACAGGTCTCCCAGGAAGCATTCGAGGATGATGAAATTCGGGAACCCAGGCGGTTCAAGGTGCTTTTGCACAATGACGACTATACCACCATGGAATTTGTCATCTATGTACTGCAGAAAGTATTTAACAAAACCGAGGGAGAAGCTGTTCAGATTATGATGAGCGTTCATAAAAACGGCATCGGCATATGCGGTATCTATACTGCCGAGGTTGCAGAGACCAAGGTTGTTATGGTAAAAAGTATGGCCAGGAAAGAAGGTTATCCCCTCAAATGCACCATGGAAGAGGTATAA
- the mreC gene encoding rod shape-determining protein MreC yields MEISQKKIIGLLFLFIILYLSLYTWNARSGVLDRLAAYTGLEFVGWVIKPGKLLHNHAADFWSTYIDLVAVHKENKALKQQVKELKLQIMAKSERAASASRLESMLGFAPPSGWQSSGARVVAHDFGPIGALNSLIVDKGKLQGVAVDMPVIHPDGVVGRTFRNGLNFSSVLILSDPNSRIPVISSETRVPGIISGQGYQKPLTLQYVHLNSQLEKGEMLVTSGLAGIYPKGLPVARVSSILRSEVSLFLIVEAEPMVDFRKLEEIMVLNKDERLKIRDLGFEG; encoded by the coding sequence TTGGAAATCTCGCAAAAAAAAATCATCGGGCTTTTGTTCCTTTTTATAATTCTTTACCTGAGTCTGTACACCTGGAATGCCAGGTCCGGAGTTCTGGACCGTTTAGCTGCCTATACCGGGCTTGAGTTTGTGGGATGGGTGATCAAGCCTGGAAAGTTGCTGCACAACCATGCCGCTGATTTTTGGTCTACATATATAGATCTGGTGGCCGTGCACAAAGAAAACAAAGCTTTAAAGCAGCAGGTGAAAGAGCTTAAACTGCAGATTATGGCTAAGTCTGAGCGGGCTGCTTCAGCGTCCCGGCTGGAAAGTATGCTTGGATTTGCACCTCCATCAGGCTGGCAAAGCTCAGGTGCCAGGGTGGTGGCGCATGATTTTGGGCCAATAGGAGCCCTGAACTCTCTAATTGTCGATAAAGGCAAGCTTCAGGGCGTTGCGGTAGATATGCCGGTGATTCATCCTGACGGTGTTGTGGGCAGAACGTTCAGGAACGGGCTGAACTTTTCTTCAGTTCTCATTCTCTCGGATCCCAACAGCAGAATTCCTGTTATAAGCTCAGAAACAAGAGTACCGGGTATTATTTCCGGGCAGGGGTATCAAAAACCTCTTACTTTACAATATGTTCATCTCAATTCTCAACTTGAAAAAGGGGAAATGCTGGTCACATCCGGCCTGGCCGGGATATACCCCAAGGGACTGCCTGTAGCCAGAGTCAGTTCAATATTACGATCTGAAGTTTCACTTTTTCTAATAGTAGAAGCTGAGCCAATGGTTGATTTCAGGAAATTGGAGGAGATTATGGTTCTCAATAAAGACGAAAGACTTAAGATCAGAGATCTTGGTTTTGAGGGTTAG
- a CDS encoding ATP synthase F0 subunit B: MLKGNKNVPIILALLLVAAGIFNVVDPMNFHPDLKNQIWRVINFVIFLAVIYYAGGKKLFTFFPGRSKEIESELNDLAARRENAEQKLADVEKSIANLEEERAKLIEQAKAQGEALKSEIIAKAETAAELIKQQARVSAEQEAKLALEEIKAELAEQVTEAAEAMIRKKLKAEDHKALINDSLTRVVLN; this comes from the coding sequence GTGTTGAAAGGAAATAAAAACGTACCGATTATTTTGGCGCTCCTGTTGGTTGCTGCTGGAATTTTCAACGTTGTGGACCCTATGAATTTTCATCCGGATCTGAAAAATCAGATCTGGAGGGTCATCAACTTTGTCATTTTTCTGGCTGTAATCTACTACGCCGGGGGTAAAAAACTGTTTACCTTTTTCCCGGGTCGAAGCAAGGAAATTGAGTCCGAACTCAATGATCTTGCAGCGCGCAGGGAAAATGCCGAGCAGAAATTGGCAGATGTGGAAAAGAGCATTGCCAATCTCGAGGAAGAGAGAGCCAAGCTGATTGAACAGGCCAAAGCTCAGGGTGAAGCCCTGAAGTCAGAGATCATTGCCAAGGCAGAAACTGCCGCGGAACTGATCAAGCAGCAGGCCAGGGTCAGTGCAGAACAGGAAGCAAAGTTGGCACTTGAGGAAATCAAGGCCGAGCTTGCGGAGCAGGTAACAGAGGCTGCCGAAGCCATGATCAGGAAAAAACTCAAGGCCGAGGACCATAAAGCTTTAATTAACGACAGTCTAACAAGGGTGGTGCTAAATTGA
- the mrdA gene encoding penicillin-binding protein 2 gives MSQFKGSSFSYEKFGACLLLFLIFMLFSIFALRLWYLQVYKGEYFSQKARENVERRQHIYAPRGLISDRNGVLLAVNEPSYSLAIVREDCPDISATLNQISAWTGKELQEIEAEFQRGRSMVRSFENQILVPNLSFDMLTRVETGSPYWPGVKIVVQPRRRYLQGEVLSHVLGYVARANEAELQRDPELRLGDNVGKSGLELTMEHTLRGKKGLKRMEVDASGRVLHEEEIVAPVSGQDISLSIDLDLQQKAHSLMDGKSGSVVIIDADTGQIMALVSTPSYDNNEFVFGISHQNWQELLNNPHHPLQNRSIQSTYPPGSVFKLIMAGMAHMDPEVRTTDRVFCPGQMRLGNRIFRCWHSHGWVDMTKSLVESCDVYYYQLGDRFGVDRISSFSKGSGLGKRTGIDLPHERAGLIPTREWKRQRFNEGWRGGDNLNLSIGQGFTLVTPLQIARFTAALINGGYLYKPSLLLDEVRADPEKLPWSEGARDFVYRTMIETVDGDRGTARRLRTSGVVVGGKTGTAQVVRLLPEHKEDDPEAVEYWLRHHGWMAAFAHAEGRRYSITVLVEHGGSGSGAAGPVVRGLLDHIFKKDKAG, from the coding sequence ATGAGCCAGTTCAAAGGTAGCAGCTTTTCATATGAAAAGTTTGGAGCCTGCCTGCTGCTTTTTTTAATTTTTATGCTTTTCAGCATCTTTGCACTCAGGCTGTGGTACCTGCAAGTGTATAAGGGAGAGTATTTTTCTCAGAAGGCAAGGGAAAATGTTGAGCGCAGACAGCATATATATGCGCCGCGGGGGCTGATATCCGACAGAAATGGTGTTCTACTGGCTGTCAATGAGCCATCTTACAGCCTGGCCATAGTCAGAGAGGACTGCCCGGATATTTCAGCTACCTTGAATCAGATCAGTGCCTGGACAGGTAAGGAATTACAGGAAATCGAGGCGGAGTTTCAGCGCGGCAGAAGTATGGTCAGATCTTTTGAAAATCAGATACTTGTTCCCAACCTGTCATTTGACATGCTGACCAGGGTTGAAACAGGATCACCATACTGGCCGGGGGTGAAAATTGTGGTTCAGCCCCGACGAAGGTATCTACAGGGTGAAGTTTTGTCTCATGTTCTCGGATATGTGGCCAGGGCCAACGAAGCAGAGTTACAGCGTGATCCTGAGTTGCGTCTCGGTGACAATGTGGGCAAATCAGGTCTTGAACTGACCATGGAACATACCTTGCGCGGCAAAAAAGGGCTGAAAAGGATGGAAGTCGACGCTTCAGGCAGGGTGTTGCATGAAGAAGAGATTGTTGCCCCTGTTTCCGGTCAAGATATAAGCCTCAGTATAGACCTTGATCTGCAGCAGAAAGCTCACAGCCTTATGGATGGCAAATCGGGATCGGTTGTTATCATAGATGCAGATACAGGCCAGATAATGGCCTTAGTAAGCACGCCGAGTTACGATAATAATGAATTTGTCTTTGGTATCTCTCACCAGAACTGGCAGGAACTTCTGAACAATCCTCACCATCCACTACAAAACAGAAGTATCCAGAGTACCTATCCACCTGGATCAGTATTTAAGCTAATAATGGCGGGCATGGCCCATATGGATCCAGAGGTCCGCACCACGGACCGGGTATTCTGTCCCGGACAAATGCGTCTTGGAAACAGAATTTTTCGATGCTGGCACAGCCATGGCTGGGTGGATATGACCAAGTCCCTGGTAGAGTCATGTGATGTGTATTATTATCAGCTTGGTGACAGGTTCGGTGTGGACAGGATCAGCAGTTTCTCAAAAGGCAGCGGTCTGGGCAAAAGGACCGGCATAGACCTTCCTCATGAAAGGGCAGGGCTAATTCCCACGAGAGAGTGGAAAAGGCAAAGGTTTAATGAAGGCTGGAGAGGAGGGGACAACCTTAATCTTTCTATAGGTCAGGGCTTCACTCTGGTTACTCCTTTGCAGATCGCTCGCTTTACTGCCGCACTAATAAACGGAGGCTATCTGTATAAACCTTCTCTTCTTTTAGACGAAGTCAGAGCAGATCCTGAAAAGCTTCCCTGGAGCGAAGGGGCACGTGACTTTGTTTACAGAACCATGATTGAAACTGTTGATGGTGACAGAGGTACGGCAAGAAGACTTAGAACTTCAGGGGTTGTTGTGGGGGGTAAAACCGGAACTGCTCAGGTAGTGCGTCTTTTGCCCGAACATAAGGAAGATGATCCTGAAGCAGTGGAATACTGGCTCAGGCACCATGGCTGGATGGCTGCATTTGCCCATGCCGAGGGAAGAAGGTACTCCATTACAGTTCTCGTAGAGCATGGAGGTTCAGGCAGCGGAGCCGCCGGTCCAGTAGTCAGGGGGCTTCTGGACCATATTTTCAAGAAAGATAAAGCTGGTTGA
- a CDS encoding TIGR01212 family radical SAM protein (This family includes YhcC from E. coli K-12, an uncharacterized radical SAM protein.): protein MEFYNKLSSYWKKKFGTRVRKVPLDAGFSCPNRDGTISFKGCTFCNEQGSGTGLFNKDISLKDQYNLFREKLLKKNKSLKLAAYLQSYSNTYCSSRHLTSTLEQITDMKDLAVLCLGTRPDCLNREKCQILASFPAQEIWLDLGLQSSDDLTLQRINRGHKADDFALACTMAHNLGIKVCAHVIAGLPGENIHNFRKTINFINDLPVQGIKIHNLYVCRGTAMAQMWYQGEYTPLSLHEYISWTVQALSRLRPDIVIHRLTGDPAPGELLAPDWAAGKMAVLNDLNKLMAEKMIIQGSQWN, encoded by the coding sequence ATGGAATTTTATAATAAACTATCTTCATACTGGAAAAAAAAATTCGGAACCAGGGTAAGAAAAGTACCTTTAGACGCAGGCTTCAGCTGCCCCAACAGGGATGGAACCATATCTTTCAAAGGCTGTACATTCTGTAATGAGCAGGGATCAGGTACAGGACTATTCAATAAAGACATCTCTTTAAAAGATCAATACAATCTATTCAGAGAAAAACTGCTCAAAAAAAATAAATCATTGAAACTGGCTGCATACCTGCAGTCTTATTCCAATACTTATTGTTCTTCCCGGCATCTTACCAGCACTCTTGAGCAAATCACAGACATGAAAGACCTTGCTGTTTTGTGCCTGGGCACCAGACCTGACTGTCTAAACAGGGAAAAATGTCAAATTCTTGCTTCTTTTCCAGCACAGGAAATATGGTTAGACCTTGGCCTGCAAAGCTCTGACGATTTAACCCTGCAGCGTATCAACAGAGGACATAAGGCGGATGATTTTGCTCTGGCCTGCACCATGGCGCACAATCTTGGCATAAAGGTCTGTGCTCATGTGATTGCAGGCCTGCCCGGGGAAAATATCCATAACTTTAGGAAAACCATTAACTTTATTAATGACCTCCCTGTCCAGGGAATAAAAATCCACAATCTTTATGTCTGCCGCGGAACTGCCATGGCCCAAATGTGGTATCAGGGAGAATATACGCCTCTAAGTCTGCATGAATATATATCCTGGACTGTCCAGGCCTTGTCCAGACTGCGACCGGACATTGTTATCCACCGTCTTACCGGAGATCCCGCTCCAGGTGAACTTCTGGCACCTGACTGGGCTGCCGGAAAAATGGCTGTTCTCAATGACCTTAACAAATTAATGGCTGAAAAAATGATTATTCAGGGTTCGCAATGGAACTGA
- a CDS encoding rod shape-determining protein produces MPRILDKIFGAVSNDLAIDLGTANTCVYVKGKGIVLSEPSVVAVKKDSRGTNKVLSVGSEAKKMLGRTPGNITAIRPMKDGVIADFEVTEAMLRHFISKVHNSRRLVRPRIIICVPTGITQVEKRAVKESAQSAGAREVYLIEEPMAAAIGANLPITEPTSNMVVDIGGGTTEVAVISLSGIVYSRSVRVGGDKMDDAIKHHVKRKYNMLIGEGSAEAIKTTIASAYPLDEEQEMVVKGRDLVSGIPQNITITSEEVRKAISEQVDSIVQAVRVALEQTPPELAADIVDRGIVLTGGGALLKGLDQLLRDETSLPITVVDDPLSTVVMGSGKVLDSLDVLKEVTID; encoded by the coding sequence ATGCCAAGAATACTGGATAAAATATTCGGTGCTGTATCCAACGATCTGGCCATTGACTTAGGTACTGCTAATACCTGTGTTTATGTCAAAGGTAAAGGGATAGTCCTTAGTGAACCTTCGGTGGTGGCTGTGAAAAAAGACTCCCGAGGGACCAATAAGGTGCTTTCAGTGGGCAGCGAGGCCAAAAAGATGCTGGGCAGAACACCCGGTAATATCACTGCCATAAGGCCAATGAAAGACGGGGTTATTGCTGATTTTGAGGTGACAGAGGCCATGCTCAGGCACTTTATTTCCAAGGTGCATAACAGTCGTCGTCTGGTCAGGCCCAGAATAATTATTTGTGTGCCCACGGGCATCACTCAGGTGGAAAAAAGGGCAGTAAAGGAGTCAGCTCAAAGCGCCGGGGCCAGAGAGGTTTATCTCATTGAAGAGCCCATGGCGGCAGCTATAGGTGCCAACCTGCCCATTACCGAACCTACTTCAAATATGGTTGTGGATATTGGAGGCGGCACTACAGAAGTGGCTGTGATTTCCCTTTCAGGCATTGTTTACAGTCGTTCAGTGCGAGTTGGCGGTGACAAAATGGATGATGCCATCAAACACCATGTTAAACGCAAATACAACATGCTCATTGGAGAAGGCAGCGCTGAAGCCATTAAAACCACCATTGCGTCGGCCTATCCTCTTGACGAGGAACAGGAAATGGTAGTCAAGGGCCGTGATCTGGTTTCTGGAATACCTCAGAATATCACTATTACTTCTGAAGAAGTGCGCAAGGCCATTTCAGAGCAGGTTGACAGTATTGTACAGGCGGTCAGAGTTGCTTTGGAGCAGACCCCTCCGGAACTGGCAGCTGATATTGTTGACCGTGGCATAGTCCTGACCGGGGGTGGAGCTTTATTAAAAGGCCTTGACCAGCTGCTGAGGGATGAAACATCCCTGCCCATCACAGTTGTTGATGATCCTTTATCCACAGTAGTTATGGGCTCAGGAAAGGTACTGGACAGCTTAGATGTCCTTAAGGAGGTTACGATAGATTAG
- the truA gene encoding tRNA pseudouridine(38-40) synthase TruA, translating into MELTRIRLTLAYDGTEYNGWQLQHEQPTVQGTLEKAISRICSCQVRVHGAGRTDAGTHALGQVAHFDPPDDKISLPWNKALNSLLPSSIRVIDLQTVSRDFHSRFSALSKTYNYTYWTEKLFVYPQRRRYVHKTGPLDIKAMTEAAASLVGRHDFRAFMNTGSSVNTCTRTVHKVSFSAGLYPQETVLRISADGFLKQMVRNIAGTLEVIGRNKYPVHYLDQLMKGKDRTTGPATAPAKGLCLESICYPD; encoded by the coding sequence ATGGAACTGACACGTATTCGGCTGACCCTGGCCTATGATGGAACAGAATATAATGGCTGGCAATTACAGCATGAACAGCCAACAGTCCAGGGAACTCTGGAGAAAGCCATCAGCAGAATTTGCTCCTGTCAGGTAAGGGTCCATGGAGCAGGCAGGACAGATGCCGGAACCCACGCCCTAGGTCAGGTGGCCCACTTTGATCCACCAGATGATAAAATATCCCTGCCTTGGAACAAAGCCCTCAACAGCCTGTTGCCCTCATCCATCAGGGTCATTGATCTTCAGACAGTATCCAGAGATTTCCACTCAAGGTTCAGCGCCCTGTCCAAAACCTATAATTACACTTACTGGACAGAAAAACTCTTTGTATATCCTCAGCGAAGACGCTATGTTCATAAAACAGGCCCGCTGGATATCAAGGCTATGACTGAGGCTGCTGCTTCGCTTGTGGGCAGGCATGATTTCAGAGCCTTTATGAATACCGGAAGCAGCGTCAACACATGTACAAGGACTGTCCATAAAGTTTCCTTTTCAGCTGGACTGTATCCTCAGGAAACAGTTCTGCGCATCTCTGCCGACGGTTTTTTAAAACAAATGGTCAGAAACATAGCCGGCACCCTTGAGGTTATTGGACGAAACAAGTACCCTGTTCATTATCTTGATCAGCTCATGAAAGGCAAAGACCGCACCACAGGCCCAGCTACAGCACCGGCTAAGGGGCTGTGCCTGGAAAGTATCTGTTACCCTGATTAA
- the rodA gene encoding rod shape-determining protein RodA, whose product MIDRQLFFYINWPMLAVLFLLFTAGVLNLYSASAFRVGDGMALTIFYQRQIIWGGISLVFMLAVMLFDYRHLKTVSWSVYMLALFFLVIVLFWGKSIYGAQRWIDLGIFNFQPSEFAKIGVLLMGAAFLARHKPPLGFKDLCKIMVIVLVPAYLITRQPDLGSALLLIFLICGMVLFHGIKKSLFKIILLTLPLIAPLGWMFLKDYQKTRLLSFLDPSQDPLGSGYHVIQSQIAVGSGGFWGKGFMEGTQSQLRFLPEKHTDFAFSVFGEEWGFIGAVALLSLFCFFLYQIFLCSQEAKDRFGSLLCAGVFFYFFWQILINIGMVLGLMPVVGIPLPFISYGGTSMLVNFIMIGLVLNVSMRRFMFKS is encoded by the coding sequence ATGATTGACAGACAACTTTTCTTCTATATCAACTGGCCCATGCTGGCTGTACTGTTTCTGCTTTTTACCGCTGGAGTTCTGAATCTTTACTCTGCCAGTGCATTCAGGGTTGGGGACGGCATGGCTCTGACCATATTTTACCAGAGACAGATTATCTGGGGTGGTATAAGCCTGGTTTTCATGCTGGCGGTTATGCTTTTTGATTACAGACATTTGAAAACCGTGTCCTGGTCAGTATATATGCTGGCTTTATTTTTTCTGGTAATAGTCCTTTTCTGGGGCAAGTCCATATACGGGGCTCAACGCTGGATTGACCTGGGAATATTTAACTTTCAGCCAAGTGAATTCGCCAAAATAGGTGTGCTGCTTATGGGGGCTGCTTTTCTAGCCAGGCACAAGCCACCCCTGGGCTTTAAGGATCTCTGCAAGATAATGGTCATTGTTTTAGTCCCGGCCTACCTCATAACCAGGCAGCCTGACCTTGGATCTGCCCTGCTGCTTATATTTCTGATATGCGGGATGGTATTATTTCACGGAATAAAAAAAAGCCTGTTTAAAATTATATTACTAACTTTGCCCCTGATAGCACCTCTGGGCTGGATGTTTCTCAAGGATTATCAGAAAACCCGACTTCTTTCGTTTCTTGATCCGAGCCAGGATCCACTGGGCTCGGGATATCATGTTATTCAGTCACAAATTGCTGTTGGATCAGGAGGTTTCTGGGGAAAGGGTTTCATGGAAGGCACTCAGAGCCAGCTGCGCTTCCTGCCCGAAAAGCATACTGACTTTGCGTTTTCAGTTTTTGGAGAAGAGTGGGGCTTTATCGGGGCAGTTGCTCTGCTCTCGCTTTTTTGTTTTTTTTTGTATCAGATTTTTTTATGTTCACAGGAAGCTAAAGACAGGTTCGGCTCTCTTCTGTGCGCAGGGGTATTTTTCTATTTTTTCTGGCAGATTCTTATCAATATCGGCATGGTACTGGGATTGATGCCGGTAGTTGGCATTCCGCTGCCTTTCATCAGTTATGGAGGTACTTCCATGCTGGTTAACTTTATAATGATTGGTCTTGTGCTGAATGTATCAATGCGCAGGTTCATGTTTAAGAGTTGA
- a CDS encoding ATP synthase F0 subunit B: MIELNVTFFIQLVNFLMVLLLLNVILYKPIRGMLRKRAEIMSNRVNEIESFSSSAVDKMKAYEAELEKARLRAQEIRSSFKEEGYSKEKELVETASGEAGVMIREARQKVSSEKESALTKLKKDVEKFATTATDRILSKA; the protein is encoded by the coding sequence ATGATTGAACTTAATGTCACGTTTTTCATTCAACTTGTTAATTTTCTTATGGTTCTTCTATTGTTGAACGTAATTCTCTACAAACCCATACGCGGCATGCTCAGGAAAAGGGCTGAGATTATGTCTAACAGGGTGAACGAGATAGAGTCATTTTCATCCTCAGCAGTAGATAAGATGAAAGCCTATGAAGCAGAGCTTGAAAAAGCAAGACTAAGGGCTCAGGAGATCAGAAGCTCCTTTAAGGAAGAAGGTTATTCCAAGGAAAAGGAGCTGGTTGAAACTGCGTCAGGCGAAGCTGGCGTGATGATCAGGGAGGCAAGGCAGAAAGTTTCTTCAGAAAAAGAATCTGCCCTAACCAAACTCAAGAAAGATGTGGAAAAATTCGCAACTACTGCAACTGATAGAATTCTTAGCAAGGCATAA